TTCCTGACGCGGAAACAGGGTATCGAGGAAACAAATGCGCCTGACAGACTGCTATAATTTTCACGATTTCCGGCGCATGGCTAAACGGCGTCTTCCCGGACCGATATTCGACTATATCGACGGCGGTGCCGATGACGAGGTGACGTACCGGCGCAATACCGCGGCCTTCGAGGCCTGCGATCTGGTGCCCGACGTTTTGCGCGGTGTGGCCGATGTCGACATGTCGGTGACTGTCATGGGCCAGAAGCTCGCAATGCCGGTCTATTGCTCACCGACAGCGTTGCAGCGGCTTTTTCACCACCAGGGGGAGCGGGCGGTCGCGGCGGCGGCGGCAAAACACGGGACGATGTTCGGCGTCTCCTCGCTCGGCACGATCAGCCTGGAGGAAGCGAGACGGATCAGCAACGGGCCGCAGGTCTATCAGTTCTATTTCCACAAGGACCGCGGCCTCAACCGCGAGATGATGGCGCGAGCAAAAAATGCCGGCGTGCAGGCGATGATGCTGACGGTCGACAGCATCACCGGCGGCAACCGCGAGCGCGACAAGCGCACGGGCTTTGCCATTCCCTTCAAGCTCAATCTTGCCGGCATGACCCAGTTCGCGATCAAGCCTTCCTGGGCGATCGACTGGCTGACTCATGAGCGCTTCCGGCTGCCGCAGCTCGAAAACCACGTCAAGATGGATGGCGGCACGCTGTCGATCAGCCGATACTTCACCGAGATGCTGGACCCCTCGATGTCGTGGGACGACGTGGCGGAGATGGTGCGCGAATGGGGCGGGCCATTCTGCCTGAAGGGCATCATGTCGGTGGAAGACGCCAAGCGCACCGCCGAGATCGGCTGCAGCGGCATCGTGCTTTCCAATCATGGCGGGCGCCAGCTCGACGGCTCGCGCAGCGCATTCGACCAGCTGGCCGAGATCGTCGACGCCGTGGGCGACCGGATCGACGTGATGATGGATGGCGGCGTGCAGCGGGGAACGCATGTTCTTAAAGCGCTGTCGCTGGGGGCGAAGGCCGTCGGGCTCGGGCGCTACTATCTCTTCCCGCTTGCCGCTGCCGGACAGCCCGGCGTCGAACGGGCGCTGGAGACGATGCGCACCGAGATCGAGCGCGGCATGAAGCTGATGGGCTGCACCTCGGTCAGCCAGCTCAGCCGGCGGAATCTTCGCTTCCGTTCCTGAGCGGAATGGGATGTCATTCCAGGCCGCAGCTTTCGCACCAGATCTGCGGCCCTCAGGCATTCGACGTCAAAGCGGGCTATAAATCGCCGCCGCCTCCTGTTTCAACTTTTCCATCATCGACCGGTAAGGCCCCGGACCATAACTGACACGGCCGACGCCGAGCTTTGCCAGCGTCTTCACATCAGGGGCGCCTGTCCGCATCATGATGTTGACCGGCAGCGGCGATGCGGCGCAGATCTTTTCGATCAAGGCGGGATCGATCAAGCCAGGCACGAAGAAGCCGCTGCCGCCTGCGGCCGCATAGGCCTTGCCGCGCTCGATCGCCTCGTCCACCAGACCAGCATGTTTGGAAAGATCGCTCTCGGCCAGGAAGAGATCGGTGCGGGCGTTGATGAAGAAGGGAATGCCCTTGCCTTCCGCCATGGCGCGAATGGCGCGGATGCGGGCCGCCTGCCTCTCGGCCGGATAAAGCCCGCCACCGCCGACCACCTGATCCTCGAAATTGATGCCGATAGCGCCGACCTCCACCAGCTTGGCGACATTGGCGGCCGCACCCTCAGCCTCGGCCGAATAGGCGCCTTCGAAATCGACCGAAAGCGGCAGGTCGATGACAGCGGTGATGGATTTCGCGGTCTCGACCAGCACCGACATCGGCAGCTTCTCGCCGTCGGCATAACCATGGGCAGCCGCGACCGACCAGCTTCCTGTGGCAAGCGCCTTGGCGCCGCCATCGGCGACGGCCTTGGCCGTGCCGGCATCCCAGATATTGTAAAGAACAACCGGGGCGCCCTTGCGATGCAATGCGCCGAATGCCTTGGCCTTTTCGTTCTGGTTCATGCTGTCTCCTCCATCTTTGCTTGCGTGCTGATCTTCTCTTCATGCCGCAGCAGCCATTGCTTGCGCCAGAGCCCGCCGCCATAGCCGGTCAACGAACCATCCGCGCCGAGGATGCGATGGCAGGGCACGATGATGGCAAGCTGGTTGGCGCCATTGGCGCGGCCGACAGCACGCACCACTTCCGGCCTTTCCATTTCCCTTGCGAGATCGCCATAGGCGCGCGTCTGGCCAGCAGGAATCTCCATGAGCTTTGCCCAGACATGTTTTTCGAAGGGTGTGCCGCCGGGCGCCAATGGCGTCTTGAAGACGGTGAGCCGTCCTTCGAAATAATCCCGGATCTCCGCCGCGATCTGATCAATCGCCGGCGTGCGGCCGATCGCGACCGACGAGCGGATGCGCTTCTGCAGCGCCTCGAGCTCGGTCGGCAGCGCCTTACGGTCGTGGAATTCGAGAAGATGCAGATGCGTCTGGTCGGCGACGGCTATCATCGGCCCGAGCGGGGTGTCGAACCAGTCGGCAAAGAGCAGTTCGCGGTTCTGCGACAGCGCCGGCGCCTTGCCGACCAGCCGCTGGAAAGCCGCCCGGAAACCGCTTGGGGAGTCATATCCCGCATCGAGCTGCGCATCGATGACGCGCGCGCCATCGGCCAGTTGCCGGGCCGCTTCACCCAGCCGGCGATAGCGGACGATATCGTGGAAGGTCATGCCGAGCGCCCGCTTGAAGGCGCGACGCACGGTCGAGGGATCGTGGCCTCGGCGCACAAGCTCATCTTCGGTCCAGCGCAGCTGCGGCTCACGGTCGAGCGCGGCAAGCAGCTCATCGACGATCGGCTCCCTGCCCGGCTGCTCCAGCGGCCTGCAGCGCTGGCACGGGCGGAAGCCGGAATGCATGCAGGCGGCGATCGTATCGAAAAAGAGCGTATTTTCCCGCTTCGGCTTACGCGCCGGGCAGGTCAGGCGGCAGAAGATGCCGGTCGTCTTCACGCAGACATAGGCTTGCCCCTCATAATCGGCACTGCGTGCGATCAGGGCATCATAGAGCGTATCATCATCGGGGCGTACGAAAAGCATGACCGCTTTCTAGCATTCAGTGCCGGCGCCGTCCGCCGAAAATCGGGCGTCTATTCTCTCTTGTCGATTTCCTTGGCGGATAAGCCGTGCCATAAGACCGCCATGACCAAGATCGACCGCACGCCTGATAAGACCGATTTCGAGCACGTCACAGACTGGGTCTTCGACCTCGACAACACGCTCTATCCGCATCATGTCAATCTCTTCGCGCAGATCGACAAGAACATGACCGCCTATGTTGCGGCACTCCTGAAGATGGAGCGGGAAGAGGCGCGCAAGCTGCAGAAGCAATATTACCTCGATCATGGCACGACGCTGCAGGGCCTGATGATCCATCACGGCATCGACCCGAACGACTTCCTCGAAAAGGCGCATGCGATCGACTACACGGCGCTGACGCCGCAGCCGGAACTCGGCGAGGCGATCAAGGCGCTGCCGGGGCGCAAGTTCATCTTCACCAATGGCAGCGTCAAGCATGCCGAAATGACGGCGGAGGCGCTCGGCATTCTCGAACATTTCGACGACATCTTCGATATCGTCGCCGCCGACTACGTGCCGAAGCCGGCGCAGGCGACCTACGACAAGTTCGCGGCGCTGAAGCGGGTCGAAACCACCAAGGCCGCCATGTTCGAGGATCTACCGCGCAACCTGACGGTGCCCAAAGCGCTCGGCATGCAGACCGTGCTGCTGGTGCCGCGCAATCTGGAAGAGACGGTCGTCGAATGGTGGGAAAAGACCAGCGGCGATGAGGATCACATCGATTTCGTCACCGACGACCTTGCCGCTTTTCTCGGCAAGATTACCGGCTGAAGCATTACCAAGTTTTCACTTAGCTTACCGATGTTTAACTGGGTCTTGCGGACCTGCTGCCATAGCTTCTTTCGTGAGGGGACACCTTACGAAAGGCAAACACGATGTACCGCAACAAGCTGATACTGGCAGCGCTTTCCTCCACCCTCATCTTCGGCGCAGCCGCCGGAGCCGGCTATGCAGCGCCCGGTGACGGGCCGCGTCAGCACCCCGGCAGGCACGGTCCCATGCACGGTCCGGGGCCTGCCGCCTTCCGCGAAATCACGTATGTCAGAATGCTCAAGCAGTTCGACACCAACAAGGACGGACAGATCTCCAAGGACGAGGCGACCGCCGGCATCGACAAGATCTTCGCTGCGATCGACACCAACAAGGACGGCTCGCTGACCCCAGGCGAAATCGGCGCATACCAGAAAGCGCAGATGCAGGCGATGAGAGATCAGCGCAAGCAGGATGCCAGCAATAACAAGGATGTGAAGACCGCAGACGCGACGCCTGATAATAACGACCAGGGCCGGCCGCCTCAGGGTGGTCACGAGGGTCGTGACGGACATCGCTGGATGCGCCATGGCGGCAACATCATGCGTGCCTCGATCATGATGCACCGGGTCGACACCGACCAGAACGGCCAGATTTCCAAACAGGAAGCTGAAGCCGGCATGGACAAGCTGTTCACTCGAATGGACCGCAACAAGGACGGCGTCATCTCGATCGACGACATGCCGGACCGGCCACTTCTCTAAAGCCAAGCGACGACTTGCCCTCGCCTTTCCCCGGCTCGACGGGGAGAGGCTCCGCAGTTTGTGCCTCTGAAGCGCCTATTCGCGGTGTTCGTAGAAATCCTGGACGATCTTCCAAGCGGCTTCTGCCGTATCCACGAAGCTGATCAGCTTGACGTCGTCGGGCGCGATCGTGCCGAATTCGGCCAATGCCTCGAAATTGATAATGCTCCTCCAGAAGGTCTCGCCGAAGAGGATCAGCGGCAGGCGCTCCATGCGGCCGGTCTGGATC
The nucleotide sequence above comes from Rhizobium indicum. Encoded proteins:
- a CDS encoding EF-hand domain-containing protein; translation: MYRNKLILAALSSTLIFGAAAGAGYAAPGDGPRQHPGRHGPMHGPGPAAFREITYVRMLKQFDTNKDGQISKDEATAGIDKIFAAIDTNKDGSLTPGEIGAYQKAQMQAMRDQRKQDASNNKDVKTADATPDNNDQGRPPQGGHEGRDGHRWMRHGGNIMRASIMMHRVDTDQNGQISKQEAEAGMDKLFTRMDRNKDGVISIDDMPDRPLL
- a CDS encoding isocitrate lyase/PEP mutase family protein, producing the protein MNQNEKAKAFGALHRKGAPVVLYNIWDAGTAKAVADGGAKALATGSWSVAAAHGYADGEKLPMSVLVETAKSITAVIDLPLSVDFEGAYSAEAEGAAANVAKLVEVGAIGINFEDQVVGGGGLYPAERQAARIRAIRAMAEGKGIPFFINARTDLFLAESDLSKHAGLVDEAIERGKAYAAAGGSGFFVPGLIDPALIEKICAASPLPVNIMMRTGAPDVKTLAKLGVGRVSYGPGPYRSMMEKLKQEAAAIYSPL
- a CDS encoding pyrimidine 5'-nucleotidase, giving the protein MTKIDRTPDKTDFEHVTDWVFDLDNTLYPHHVNLFAQIDKNMTAYVAALLKMEREEARKLQKQYYLDHGTTLQGLMIHHGIDPNDFLEKAHAIDYTALTPQPELGEAIKALPGRKFIFTNGSVKHAEMTAEALGILEHFDDIFDIVAADYVPKPAQATYDKFAALKRVETTKAAMFEDLPRNLTVPKALGMQTVLLVPRNLEETVVEWWEKTSGDEDHIDFVTDDLAAFLGKITG
- a CDS encoding alpha-hydroxy acid oxidase, yielding MRLTDCYNFHDFRRMAKRRLPGPIFDYIDGGADDEVTYRRNTAAFEACDLVPDVLRGVADVDMSVTVMGQKLAMPVYCSPTALQRLFHHQGERAVAAAAAKHGTMFGVSSLGTISLEEARRISNGPQVYQFYFHKDRGLNREMMARAKNAGVQAMMLTVDSITGGNRERDKRTGFAIPFKLNLAGMTQFAIKPSWAIDWLTHERFRLPQLENHVKMDGGTLSISRYFTEMLDPSMSWDDVAEMVREWGGPFCLKGIMSVEDAKRTAEIGCSGIVLSNHGGRQLDGSRSAFDQLAEIVDAVGDRIDVMMDGGVQRGTHVLKALSLGAKAVGLGRYYLFPLAAAGQPGVERALETMRTEIERGMKLMGCTSVSQLSRRNLRFRS
- a CDS encoding bifunctional transcriptional activator/DNA repair enzyme AdaA, producing MLFVRPDDDTLYDALIARSADYEGQAYVCVKTTGIFCRLTCPARKPKRENTLFFDTIAACMHSGFRPCQRCRPLEQPGREPIVDELLAALDREPQLRWTEDELVRRGHDPSTVRRAFKRALGMTFHDIVRYRRLGEAARQLADGARVIDAQLDAGYDSPSGFRAAFQRLVGKAPALSQNRELLFADWFDTPLGPMIAVADQTHLHLLEFHDRKALPTELEALQKRIRSSVAIGRTPAIDQIAAEIRDYFEGRLTVFKTPLAPGGTPFEKHVWAKLMEIPAGQTRAYGDLAREMERPEVVRAVGRANGANQLAIIVPCHRILGADGSLTGYGGGLWRKQWLLRHEEKISTQAKMEETA